The sequence AATATTTGagtgaatttttagaattcCCGATagtattcttaaaggaattgcCGGAAGAAAcctcggagaaattttcgaaaaaaattcttaaGGATTTCCCGTAGGAGATCCTGAAAGATCCGGAAgaaatttacggaggaatttgtgaagaaattcccggatgaattgccgaTGAAATTCTCGGTGAAACTACCAAAGGTTTCAGTCTGCCGGTGGAATTCACAGATAACAACCCTCTTTCTTAAAAAGGAATTGCTGAATAACCTCTCCGCAggattttttagtggaatttcttgaagtatttccgcagaaattcctgaacGTCCTGATAAACTTTCAGAGCATAGTTCCAGTAGAATTCCAGTACGAACACCAGATGCCATCGTGAATCAACATCATTAATCGACCTAGAATAACAATTAAGgattaaaatataatttaatttcatGAAAAATCATCTTTGAATATCAACGCTTGGAACAGCTTTGAATAATTTACtgcaaatgaatttttttttgacatctTAGATGTCAACAAACCGAGTTTTTATGCAGCAAAATCTGTGCAACATATCGCGTGAACCAATTTTGTCACGGATGAACCATACGAAACAAAATATGACAGATTTACTCATCAAAATTAGTCATCAAAGGCGATTGTTGAATTTAACAACACAGCttatgtgagccacccaccgcgagtttgcatcggtggtgacgaaatcgaggtggtagaagaatttgtgtacttgggctcactggtgactgccaaaaatgataccagcagagaaaatcggagacgcatagtggctggaaatcgtacatattttggactccgcaagacgcttcgatcgaatagagttcgccgccgtaccaaactgacaatctacaaaacgctcattagaccggtagtcctctacggacacgaaacctaGACGAagctcgtggagaaccaacgcgcacttggagttttcgaaaggaaagtgctgcgtaccatatatggtgttgtgcagatggtggacggtacgtggaggaggcgaatgaacctcgagttgcatcagctgttgggagaaccatccatcgaacaccgcgaaaatcggacgactgcggtgggccgggcacgtagccggaatgtcggacagtaacccggtgaaaatgattctcgacaacgatccgacgggcacaataaGGCGAGGAGCGCAACgggcaagatggatcgatcaggtggaagatgacttgcggaccctccgtagactgcgtggttggcgacgtgtagtcatggaccgagccgaatggagaagactcttatataccgcacaggtcacttcggccttagtctgaataaatgaatccTGCACGTTGAAATTGTTTGGTATAATTGtttatattggtgaaaacaACGAAAAAGCTTAAAGGGTACATATCGGAGTTCATATCGTAGTTTCTCATCATTTTATGGAATTGCTATAAAACTTAATGGTTGTGAAATATTAATAAATGttcactgacccatattcataaaaaaaaaacaaaatgaaagtGCAGTGTTGACTTCGGATACATTGAATATGGTATTGCGAATATTAATTGTAATATTAAATATGTTCAGATATGAGGTGACAAAGAAGGGAGACTTTACAAAAAATAAACGTATATAGTAAGGCATTGCCATGGGTAAAAATGCTGGCCTCCTTGGTGACTTGTAATTGCGTATATCATGAAAAATTACTACTCTTTGAAGCAAAAAGGACCTTCTGAGATGCACCCTCATTCATGACCCCATttattaaatattcaaatgctttttttttttttttttgagtacatgatagactggcccaggatacaaaaagtcgtccgattctacggggcacccccccggaatttgcctttgggtaagaaaatcattctctgaaaatttcagcctgatcggttgttgcataagctggcgcaattgatttgaagttaatatttGATATATGGAAAATACACCTCTATTACTTTTTGCAGGAATTTGGAttatttgcaggaaatgaagttaacatgccaatgaacaattcgacataaaattcgTTATGATTAAATAAGCTTCAGAttagtttttagctgatttatttggagtttggttgagcactttgaaattcattaattgccttgAAAACAAGCGCATCTAATCGAAGGTAGCTGCAATATGTTTTGTGGGCGCGTGCAGTTACTTATGTTTCAGTGCGCGCGAAACTACGCATTGCAGGCACCTTTGATTACATGCGATTGTTTTCATggtaattaatgaatttcaaagtgctcaacaaAAATCCAAATAAACCAGCTAAAAACTAatctaaagtttatttaatcatagtagaattttatgtcaaattgttcattggcatgttaatttcatttcctgcaaatctgggctcaatcgggcttttccattcaatttcctgtacgaaatagtaacagaggtgtattttcccatatatttcggctgaaactcccatattaacttcaaatcaattgcgccagcttatgcaatgaccgatcaggctgaaattttcagagaatgattttcttacccaaaggcaaaatcctggaggttgccccgtagaatccgacgacttttttttctatgcatactaggctgggccactctaaATGATTAGTATCTGTAAGTTTATTATCATGAGACGAGGTTGCGAGGATTGGAAATTTCCAGGTAATAGCTGTGGAAATGTGGAATGAGCACTTAGCTGcgaagcggcaatgtcccagtgggggatgtaatgccaagaataAAACAAGAAGACGGTTTCAAGTGATGCACaacaaattaacaaattgacTCTGCCAGCTCCAAAAAGGCTTCCAATACTTCACAGAGAAACAAGACAAAAAGTGTAGCATGACTGAATAACATCGCAATATTTTCTCTCTCAATCTTGACTAGGGATCAAATAATGTTAATTCGGATATTGAAAAAAGATAGATATTTTTACTGTGGCAGATCAGAGTCTCGTGTATTTCAGTAGTCGTTCTTGGGTTTATTTGGGGTTCGAAGAGTTTAGTTAattacaaaataaataataaatgcgCCCTGCACTTCTTCAGAATTAACAATCTAGTCAATTCCTTTTGCACACGTATTTTTGATAACCTATGGAGGAGTTGGATTGCACTTAATAAATTAAGAAGTCTTATCACTAGGAACCACTGAAGCCAACTTCAATACTAGAAATCTAATATGGACGGGCTCGCAGCTTGGCAGGTTTCTTTCTCAGTTGAACAGGGGCAGCCCTTCTCAGTTCAGCAGTGGCTGGGCTTCCGTAAGCAGTGGCAGTGCTAGTGGCAGATCCTCCCTTTCCGGTGCTGTAGGAGTTGGCAATGGCGATGGCACCTCCGTTCGTGCTTCCGAAGTTGACGGGGAAGTACGCATTTGGAGCAGCAGTGCGGTTTCCACCACGACGTCCGACCTGAGTGTCCTGCTCCTCCTCTTCGGCAGAGTCCAACTGAACAgtgaccttcttcttcttcttttctggGATAACAGCTGGAACAACTGGAGCAGCTACCGGCTCATCAGCAATAGGTTCCACTGCATCGAATTCCTGGACAGCTGGGACATCTTGTTGAATAGCTGGAATGTCTTCGACAGGGTACTGTTCTGCTGGGTACGCATCAGCAACAGACGGTATGCTGGGGTCTTGAACAGGTGTTTCAGCGCTTTCAACATCTGTGTTTTTGCAATCTGACGATTAATAACATCACATGTCACACATCAAGCTAAGCTTGAAGCATTTTCCATGAACTTACCCTTCAGATATGTTCCGGCAGCAAGGTTGTTTCCAGCGGCGAAGGCAGACACTCCAGCCGAGCGGCGTAGATTCCGAAGTTGCTGGTTCTGGTAGTGGAGTCCGTACATGGCTTGCCGTTGACCCATGTAGCCCATGGGCTGTTGATAGTACATGAAAGCTGCCAGTTGAGAAATATCACAGTTAGTATCACTTCCAAACCACTcaagaaataatttttattcctataAATGTCCATTGATTGTAAGAACACGCACCATTTCGCACAGGGACCGAGTACCCAGAACTGATTCCACACAGCACCACAAAAACAGCCACAATCTTAATCATGTTTGTTATATtcacttttttcttctattGATGCACAATACGAGAATGATCAAAAtgatcttgtttttttttgttcgaaacTTAGAGAAAGTTTCGAATTCGTCTTCGGCCGAAGTTCTCAGACCAAAAATCAGGAGCTAAACTTATGAAATGCTCTTGGATAAGTTCCCACCGATTACTGATAATTCTGGTGCCGGGAACAGACGCTTTTATACTGGAAGCAGCGAAATGAGCACTTGGTATTCATGTGGAGTAAAATATTATTGCCTCTTTTGTCCCAGTGTGCGCGTTAACTAACTCCATGTGTAAAGCTATCGATTTTATTAGATTTtagaataaatttgaatttgactTACTCGAAAGCAATGCGCGAGAGAAAGACATACTCAGACCCGTCCGCGCGGCGCGCGATTAATTGAGAGAAACGGGAGTCtcagaatgaaggaaaaaacGAGAGTCCGTACGTGTGACCACGAGCAACACACTGCCACcggatttgcgaaaaaacgaaAGAAATGACAAAAAAGTCATACCGGCACTTGTGGTCAGTCCATGCGGCACCGCATCGTGGGGTGGTTGTACTTTCTATGTAATAGCTTGTTTGAATGTAGTATGTTTTGATTGTCGTGCCTTatgaataaaatcaattggtgatttaggtttttttttcaaatatcttcAAATAATAATATGTTTTTAGGGATTTATAGAGTTTTAACGCCatccaaaataataataaggATTGCGAAAAGTGATACTAAATTGTGTGAGTGAATTTCTCTTTAATGTTCCTAATGGAGTGTTGTTGCATTATTTGAAGATTAGGCATATCTTATGCTGatatcaacaaaaaaacaaatataattcTAATCACTTTACCATTTTCCAATTATTTTCGTACTTTATAATTTGGTTCATGTATACTTTGATTGGAATAAGTGTCAGTGTTTTGCACAATGTTTTTCGAATAGTATGCTCTCAATTCTCGTAAAACATTACTTATTTGAGATGAGGACGTTTTACACTCATTAGAGAAACTGCTTCTTTCTGCACTCCCAATAAAGAAGTTTATCGTGAAAATGTATTCGTCTGCTatcaaaaaataacaaaagttcGTCATCTTCGCATCTACACTTATAATTTAAAAGCAAGTCGGTCGAATTGTACATTTtgtattttataatttattagTGCTAACGAAAATCTGGTAGTTTTCACTTTTTTATCAGGCGAAGGAAGAAATAACTATTAATAGTACATTATTCGGAGATTCAGCTGTACGACCAATCATGTTAATTACAACAATATCTAAAtatgtgagaaaattatttaagctcttctagtggaatatcttcatctgtcataagacgagtttagtactttcgagttggcgcgaaattcgtcaataGCAAGACTGgatattttaattatattatggtacatatttttatctgtcataagacaagtttagtaccttccatttaattccaccatgttttgtaatctttgcagatacgtatttcgaccgcaactgtaaggccgtctgCAGTGTCTAGTACTCGACCCGACAAGTCGAttcactgaagacggcctcacagtctCAATATTGAGAAAATCAAACCACAAGCTCAATATATTGATCAATTTCCAAATGTTTGACAATCCAAATCTGATATGTTCATATTATTCCAAAATTAAGGATTTTCAAATTAAGCAtattatatttaatttactaTGTTCTAAAATCTCagacattatgtggaagattttgatttgaaaaatgtaggggaaactggacacacatgatccctggggacacatgatccccccctgttttctcgaaaactaatcacatttttatatcaCTGATATGTGCAAAAGGATCCgttagatagattattgaatctgagtaacatttgatatttgttactttatgtatatgggttttagagaggtttattattttagcgttctcaatcctttttttcttcaaaggagaaaagtttaataactttgaatatgtccaaccaaaacgtgtaatttttttactggacaaagttttattattgtagaattgaataaattcattgaattaactattgcttatttcaatttaatacaataaacaaaataagataaatactcaacatggacacacttgatcccccacagtttggacacacttgatcccgatattgcatacattaaggcgtttgttgtttACGATCacatattattgtattgtatgtaactaaattgatctgttaaaattcttttctagttaaacagtataaataatttttatttctctttaattttgtcaatcaggcaatacacgcgcaatttgaatgtctcaatagccttatttcattaaccagaaCAAAGTGAAGTTGAACATACTTAGTACTTTGTActtagttttgattaattttatcaaatgcattttaacattattttcaatgaaaacgagTATAAATTGAGCTTTGAAAAATCTCAACAAATCACTGggcttaaaatcagtattgttcGATCTGGTATTCAATTCTTTCCGTTTCAACTAGGggaagtttgcttacaatcaccatttatttgtaaatcttcctaaatattttttaataattgtcTAATTCAACAACTTTTGGTCAATCGTTcaagagaaatcgcatttgtgtaataataacaGAAAATATGATGTTTAAAGGATGAGTGACATGGCCATATtgatgcacaatggggaaatacgatttcaaaggtggaaaaaattgataactttcttcacgaacaacttacagaagagatcaagagcttattcgaaagggaattttgcaaagaattcagtgagtgctgtttcatggacgtagaacgcttctgtatgtagttattgagctcgttttgccctaatgccccatatattgcgagtttttaaactatttgtcattttatctttaaagcattgttctaaaattgtacttatctcttcactgtggatccacagaaggccactaaatatattttgttggtaaaagttggaaatttaagggattttaggggtcaaataagcatcaaagtgtaaaattttatgtgcaattttcatgtattctgtaaaaaatagtaatatttacagataagtgttgatattattgtctcaaagtgttgaacagatgttgacaaatgtttgccgaacaaaaatcaatgaaataaatcgtttcacaaatgttttatttagttatttattgagtaaaaaacgatttttaaaaacttttgaatagcaccgatgccaaacatttccaaaccatac comes from Armigeres subalbatus isolate Guangzhou_Male chromosome 2, GZ_Asu_2, whole genome shotgun sequence and encodes:
- the LOC134215286 gene encoding uncharacterized protein LOC134215286 isoform X1; its protein translation is MIKIVAVFVVLCGISSGYSVPVRNAFMYYQQPMGYMGQRQAMYGLHYQNQQLRNLRRSAGVSAFAAGNNLAAGTYLKDCKNTDVESAETPVQDPSIPSVADAYPAEQYPVEDIPAIQQDVPAVQEFDAVEPIADEPVAAPVVPAVIPEKKKKKVTVQLDSAEEEEQDTQVGRRGGNRTAAPNAYFPVNFGSTNGGAIAIANSYSTGKGGSATSTATAYGSPATAELRRAAPVQLRKKPAKLRARPY
- the LOC134215286 gene encoding uncharacterized protein LOC134215286 isoform X2, encoding MIKIVAVFVVLCGISSGYSVPVRNAFMYYQQPMGYMGQRQAMYGLHYQNQQLRNLRRSAGVSAFAAGNNLAAGTYLKDVESAETPVQDPSIPSVADAYPAEQYPVEDIPAIQQDVPAVQEFDAVEPIADEPVAAPVVPAVIPEKKKKKVTVQLDSAEEEEQDTQVGRRGGNRTAAPNAYFPVNFGSTNGGAIAIANSYSTGKGGSATSTATAYGSPATAELRRAAPVQLRKKPAKLRARPY